From Candidatus Nitricoxidivorans perseverans, the proteins below share one genomic window:
- a CDS encoding transposase: MRTLYYRRCPRRRAEPMFGNLRHNKRLNRFTLRGQKKVDGQWKLYCLVHNIEKLAHHGHG, translated from the coding sequence ATGCGCACACTCTACTACCGCCGTTGCCCGCGAAGGCGAGCGGAGCCGATGTTCGGCAACCTCCGGCACAACAAGCGGCTGAACCGCTTTACGCTACGTGGGCAGAAGAAGGTCGATGGGCAGTGGAAGCTTTACTGCCTGGTGCATAACATCGAGAAGCTGGCGCATCATGGCCATGGGTAG
- a CDS encoding type II toxin-antitoxin system VapB family antitoxin gives MRTTITLDNALFVQAQNLSGLKDRGALLKEALRALIERESARRLIRLGGTEPQLEAIPRRREPAE, from the coding sequence ATGCGAACCACCATCACCCTTGATAATGCGCTTTTCGTACAGGCCCAGAACCTGAGCGGCCTGAAGGATCGTGGCGCCCTTCTGAAAGAAGCGCTGCGAGCCCTGATCGAACGAGAAAGCGCGCGCCGCCTCATCCGGCTCGGCGGCACGGAACCGCAACTTGAAGCCATCCCCCGGCGCCGGGAACCTGCCGAGTGA
- a CDS encoding potassium transporter Kup, with protein MGVVYGDIGTSPLYAIKEVFGNAHHPVPITPDNVLGILSLVFWSLIVVVSFKYVFLILRADNKGEGGIMALMARVLADENVSGRTRRGVLLLGLFGAALFYGDGLITPAISVLSAVEGLEVATPLFAHYVIPVTIGILAGLFWIQRHGTARVGVSFGPITCVWFIALAALGVAKIVENPAVLAALWPGHALAFLAADPKLGFLSMGSVFLVVTGAEALYADMGHFGRRPIRLAWFGLVLPSLMLNYFGQGALLLADPEAIKNPFYLMAPDWFLLPLVGLATAATVIASQAVITGVYSITHQTIQLGYAPRMDLLHTSSSQMGQIYMPGVNWLMLAGVVGLVLAFKSSTNLAAAYGIAVTGTMIITTLFAYLVARHQWGWRRRLAVPAFGALLALDLVFLAANATKIVDGGWFPLVFGGFAYLLLTTWKAGRELVNRRIGVHALPLDEFVGVIESPDIVTVPGTAVFMTPYADRVPHALLHNLKHNKVLHERVVIASVSSPPVPRVADGERLAAECLSPRFYRVNIRYGFMEQPDVPAALERCTSCGLRFDPMATSYFLGRETVVPEEGGAMPYWREAIFATLYRNARTAADFFRLPPNQVVELGTRVTL; from the coding sequence ATGGGCGTTGTCTACGGCGACATCGGCACCAGTCCGCTCTACGCCATCAAGGAGGTGTTCGGCAACGCCCACCACCCGGTGCCCATCACGCCGGACAACGTGCTGGGCATACTGTCGCTGGTGTTCTGGTCGCTGATCGTGGTGGTCTCGTTCAAGTACGTCTTCCTGATCCTGCGCGCGGACAACAAGGGCGAGGGCGGCATCATGGCGCTGATGGCGCGGGTGCTGGCCGACGAGAATGTCTCGGGGCGCACCCGCCGGGGCGTTCTCCTGCTGGGGCTTTTCGGCGCGGCCCTGTTCTACGGCGACGGCCTCATCACGCCGGCCATTTCCGTGCTCTCCGCCGTGGAGGGCCTGGAGGTGGCCACGCCGCTCTTCGCCCACTACGTGATCCCCGTGACCATCGGCATCCTGGCCGGCCTGTTCTGGATCCAGCGCCACGGCACGGCGCGGGTGGGCGTGAGCTTCGGCCCGATCACCTGCGTCTGGTTCATCGCGCTGGCGGCGCTCGGTGTCGCCAAGATCGTCGAGAATCCGGCGGTGCTGGCGGCCCTGTGGCCGGGCCATGCGCTGGCCTTCCTCGCCGCCGATCCCAAGCTGGGCTTTCTTTCCATGGGCAGCGTATTCCTGGTCGTGACCGGCGCAGAGGCGCTCTATGCCGACATGGGCCACTTCGGCCGCCGGCCGATCCGGCTGGCCTGGTTCGGCCTCGTGCTGCCCTCGCTGATGCTCAACTACTTCGGCCAGGGCGCGCTCCTGCTGGCCGATCCGGAGGCCATCAAGAACCCCTTCTACCTGATGGCGCCGGACTGGTTCCTGCTGCCGCTGGTGGGGCTGGCGACGGCGGCGACGGTGATCGCCTCGCAGGCGGTGATCACCGGCGTCTATTCCATCACCCACCAGACCATCCAGCTCGGCTACGCGCCGCGCATGGACTTGCTGCACACGTCGAGCAGCCAGATGGGCCAGATCTACATGCCGGGCGTGAACTGGCTCATGCTGGCCGGCGTCGTGGGGCTGGTACTGGCCTTCAAGTCGTCGACCAACCTGGCGGCGGCCTACGGCATCGCCGTCACGGGCACCATGATCATCACGACGCTCTTCGCCTACCTGGTGGCCCGCCACCAGTGGGGCTGGCGGCGCCGGCTGGCAGTGCCGGCGTTCGGCGCCCTGCTGGCCCTGGACCTCGTCTTCCTGGCCGCCAACGCCACCAAGATCGTCGACGGCGGCTGGTTCCCCCTGGTCTTCGGCGGCTTCGCCTACCTGCTGCTGACCACATGGAAGGCGGGGCGCGAGCTGGTGAACCGGCGCATCGGCGTCCATGCCCTTCCGCTCGACGAGTTCGTCGGCGTCATCGAGTCGCCGGACATCGTCACGGTGCCCGGCACGGCGGTCTTCATGACGCCCTACGCCGACCGGGTGCCCCACGCCCTGCTGCACAACCTCAAGCACAACAAGGTGCTGCACGAGCGGGTGGTGATCGCCTCGGTGTCGTCGCCGCCGGTGCCGCGCGTGGCGGACGGGGAGCGCCTGGCGGCGGAGTGCCTCAGCCCGCGCTTCTACCGGGTGAATATCCGCTACGGCTTCATGGAGCAGCCCGACGTGCCGGCGGCGCTCGAGCGATGCACCTCTTGCGGCCTGCGCTTCGATCCCATGGCCACTTCGTACTTCCTCGGCCGCGAGACGGTGGTGCCGGAGGAGGGCGGCGCCATGCCCTACTGGCGCGAGGCCATCTTCGCCACGCTCTACCGCAACGCGCGCACGGCGGCGGACTTCTTCCGCCTGCCGCCCAACCAGGTGGTGGAGCTGGGAACGCGGGTGACGCTGTAG
- the mfd gene encoding transcription-repair coupling factor yields MPLPATPPKSGARLELPPLAGSADSLAIAELARSGRLLVVIAASPLEAQRLQEEIGWFAPALRAHLLPDWETLPYDSFSPHQDLISERLATLHAVTRGECDVLIAPAATALARMAPPAFLAGHTFFLKKGDRLELENLRGQLTLAGYQHVTQVVAAGEYSVRGGLVDLFPMGTPLPFRIELFDDEVETIRTFDVDSQRTLFPVPEIRLLPAREFPLGEPGRNRFRSRFREAFEGDASRIALYRDVSAGTLPAGIEYYLPLFFDQDNGLATLFDYLPKDAALLLHHDVPAAFLQFWRDTAGRFDLLKGDRSRPVLPPTELFLTDEQFFVAAGAFPQFALRVSPGGTATALPGVAVDRRADEPLAALKNFLATQANEGGRVLLLAESPGRRATLADFLLEHGLPPEPCDSFAGFVDGDARFALGVAPISGGFALADVGLAVVTENELYAATARPRHKRADARRANLEGWLRDLSELRIGDPVVHESHGIGRYRGLVSLDYGAGQDGELSEFLHLEYAEGATLYVPVAQLHVISRYSGADPEAVELHRLGSGQWEKAKKKAAEQVRDTAAELLHLYAQRAARQGHRFGFREHDLEAFAAGFGFEETPDQQAAIEAVIADMKSGRPMDRLVCGDVGFGKTEVALRAAFVAVADGRQVAVLCPTTLLAEQHWQTFSDRFADWPVKVAELSRFRSAKEQADAIRLLSEGKIDILIGTHRLLQKDVGFSRLGLVIVDEEHRFGVRQKEALKALRAEVDVLTLTATPIPRTLGLSLEGLRDFSVIATAPQKRLAIKTFVHRWSDGLIREAVSREFKRGGQVYFLHNEVETIDPMRERLEKLLPDARIVVGHGQLPERELERVMREFTQQKHNLLLCSTIIETGIDNPHANTIVINRADKFGLAQLHQLRGRVGRSHHQAYAYLLTHEEAKPTAQAQRRLDAIQAMEELGSGFFLAMHDLEIRGAGEVLGEGQSGEMQEIGFALYARMLNAAVHALKAGEKIPDLTQPLSVTSEINLRTPALLPDAYCPDVHERLTLYKRLANCDAEDDLQALQEELIDRFGDLPAQAQALLETHRLRIAGKSIGIARLDAGPSSIQLQLIPNPPVDPADVILLVQSDRNFKLAGPDKLVWKKETASLKDRVVAVKELFRRLKREPKR; encoded by the coding sequence CTGCCGCTGCCCGCAACGCCACCCAAGTCCGGGGCGCGCCTTGAGCTACCCCCCCTTGCCGGCTCGGCCGATTCGCTCGCCATCGCCGAACTCGCGCGGTCGGGGAGGCTGCTGGTCGTCATCGCCGCGAGCCCGCTGGAAGCGCAGCGGCTCCAGGAGGAAATCGGCTGGTTCGCGCCGGCCCTGCGCGCGCATCTGCTGCCCGACTGGGAGACGCTGCCCTACGACAGCTTCTCGCCGCACCAGGATCTGATCTCCGAGCGGCTGGCGACGCTCCACGCCGTCACGCGCGGCGAATGCGACGTGCTGATCGCCCCGGCCGCCACCGCGCTGGCGCGCATGGCGCCGCCCGCCTTCCTGGCCGGCCACACCTTCTTCCTCAAGAAGGGCGACCGGCTGGAACTGGAAAATCTGCGCGGCCAATTGACGCTCGCCGGCTACCAGCATGTCACGCAGGTCGTGGCGGCCGGCGAATACTCGGTGCGCGGCGGGCTCGTCGACCTGTTTCCCATGGGCACGCCGCTGCCTTTCCGCATCGAACTGTTCGACGACGAGGTCGAAACGATCCGCACCTTCGACGTCGATTCGCAGCGCACCCTGTTCCCGGTGCCGGAGATCCGCCTGCTGCCGGCGCGCGAGTTCCCGTTGGGCGAGCCCGGCCGGAACAGGTTCCGCAGCCGCTTCCGCGAGGCCTTCGAGGGCGACGCATCGCGCATCGCGCTCTACCGCGACGTTTCCGCCGGCACGCTGCCCGCGGGCATCGAGTACTACCTGCCGCTGTTCTTCGACCAGGATAACGGTTTGGCGACGCTGTTCGACTACCTGCCGAAGGACGCGGCGCTGCTGCTGCACCACGACGTGCCGGCAGCCTTCCTCCAGTTCTGGCGAGATACGGCGGGCCGCTTCGACCTGCTCAAGGGCGACCGCTCGCGCCCGGTGCTGCCGCCGACGGAGCTATTCCTCACCGACGAGCAGTTCTTCGTCGCGGCCGGGGCGTTCCCGCAGTTCGCACTCAGAGTCAGTCCCGGCGGGACGGCGACGGCACTGCCCGGCGTCGCCGTCGACCGCAGGGCCGACGAGCCGCTGGCGGCGCTGAAGAACTTCCTCGCGACCCAGGCCAACGAGGGCGGCCGCGTGCTACTGCTCGCCGAATCGCCGGGCCGCCGTGCCACCCTCGCCGACTTTCTGCTGGAACACGGGCTGCCGCCGGAGCCCTGCGACAGCTTCGCCGGCTTCGTCGATGGCGATGCGCGCTTCGCATTGGGCGTCGCGCCGATCTCCGGCGGTTTCGCGCTGGCCGATGTCGGCCTCGCCGTCGTCACCGAGAATGAGCTCTACGCCGCCACCGCCCGACCGCGCCACAAGCGGGCCGACGCCCGTCGCGCGAACCTCGAAGGCTGGCTGCGCGACCTCTCCGAGCTGCGCATCGGCGACCCGGTGGTGCACGAGTCGCACGGCATCGGCCGCTACCGGGGCCTCGTGTCTCTGGACTACGGGGCCGGGCAGGATGGCGAACTGAGCGAATTCCTCCACCTCGAATACGCCGAAGGCGCGACGCTCTACGTGCCGGTGGCGCAGCTGCATGTGATCTCGCGCTACAGCGGCGCCGACCCCGAGGCCGTCGAGCTGCACCGGCTCGGATCGGGCCAGTGGGAGAAGGCGAAGAAGAAGGCCGCGGAGCAGGTGCGCGACACCGCCGCCGAGCTGCTGCACCTCTATGCCCAACGGGCCGCGCGCCAGGGGCACCGGTTCGGTTTCAGGGAACACGACCTCGAAGCCTTCGCCGCCGGCTTCGGGTTCGAGGAGACCCCCGACCAGCAGGCCGCCATCGAGGCCGTCATCGCCGACATGAAGTCCGGCCGGCCGATGGACCGGCTGGTGTGCGGCGACGTCGGCTTTGGCAAGACCGAGGTCGCGTTGAGGGCGGCCTTCGTCGCCGTGGCCGACGGAAGACAGGTTGCCGTGCTCTGCCCCACTACACTGCTGGCCGAGCAGCACTGGCAGACCTTCTCCGACCGCTTCGCGGACTGGCCGGTGAAGGTCGCCGAACTCTCGCGCTTCAGGAGCGCCAAGGAGCAGGCCGACGCGATCCGGCTGCTTTCAGAGGGGAAGATCGACATCCTCATCGGCACTCACCGCCTGTTGCAGAAGGACGTGGGCTTCTCGCGTCTGGGGCTGGTCATCGTCGACGAGGAACACCGCTTCGGCGTGCGGCAGAAGGAGGCGCTGAAGGCGCTGCGCGCCGAGGTCGACGTGCTGACTTTGACCGCGACGCCGATCCCGAGGACATTGGGCCTCTCGCTCGAAGGGCTGCGCGACTTCTCGGTCATCGCCACCGCGCCGCAGAAGCGGCTCGCCATCAAGACCTTCGTCCATCGCTGGTCGGACGGCCTCATCCGCGAGGCCGTCTCGCGCGAGTTCAAGCGCGGCGGCCAAGTCTATTTCCTGCACAACGAGGTCGAAACCATCGACCCCATGCGCGAGCGGCTGGAAAAACTCCTGCCCGATGCGCGCATCGTCGTCGGCCACGGGCAGCTGCCGGAACGCGAGCTGGAGCGCGTGATGCGCGAATTCACGCAGCAGAAGCACAACCTGCTGCTGTGCTCCACGATCATCGAAACCGGCATCGACAACCCGCACGCCAACACCATCGTCATCAACCGCGCCGACAAGTTCGGCCTCGCGCAGCTGCACCAGCTGCGCGGTCGCGTCGGCCGCTCGCACCACCAGGCCTACGCCTACCTGCTCACGCACGAGGAGGCGAAGCCCACGGCCCAGGCGCAGCGACGGCTGGACGCCATCCAGGCGATGGAGGAACTCGGATCGGGCTTCTTCCTCGCCATGCACGATCTCGAAATCCGCGGCGCGGGCGAGGTGCTGGGCGAGGGCCAGAGCGGCGAGATGCAGGAGATCGGCTTCGCGCTCTACGCCCGGATGCTGAACGCCGCGGTGCACGCGCTCAAGGCCGGCGAGAAGATCCCCGACCTCACGCAGCCGCTCTCGGTCACCTCGGAGATCAATTTGCGCACGCCGGCCCTGCTGCCCGACGCATACTGCCCCGATGTGCACGAGCGGCTGACGCTCTACAAGCGGCTGGCCAACTGCGACGCCGAGGACGACCTCCAGGCGCTCCAGGAGGAACTGATCGACCGCTTCGGCGACCTGCCCGCGCAGGCGCAGGCGCTGCTGGAAACCCACCGGCTGCGGATCGCCGGCAAATCCATCGGCATCGCCAGGCTCGACGCGGGGCCGTCGTCGATCCAGTTGCAACTCATCCCCAACCCGCCCGTCGATCCGGCCGACGTCATCCTGCTCGTCCAGTCCGATCGGAACTTCAAACTGGCCGGGCCGGACAAGCTCGTCTGGAAAAAGGAAACCGCCAGCCTCAAGGACCGCGTTGTGGCGGTGAAGGAACTGTTTCGCCGGCTGAAGCGCGAGCCGAAACGCTGA
- a CDS encoding caspase family protein, with translation MSDIFRAWIALAAAALSAAAIAEEAQERKVALVIGNAAYKGSPLGNPVNDARDISARLSKLGFEVILKTDVGQREMSRAITQFGQKLKEGSTALVYYAGHGIQSRGRNYLVPLDAEIGQETSIRSEAIDVDQVLEQLQPARVSVVILDACRNNPFERRFRGGPGGGLAQMDAPKGTLIAYATAPGKVALDGEGRNGLYTSELIKALEEPGRRVEDVFKQVRNNVARQTDDRQIPWESSSLTGDLYFARPAGGATAPAASVTAPAPAPAVDASAFELEFWRSVERDGRPEDYRAYLEKYPEGQFADLARIHLRHAGEAAKRPDAVYAAGFAKAAESQCKQAVVLLRHAAEKWPDHASAPAAWQTIVRCEIAADRKPHAKQAIETLVKRYPDAKEARTVRKLIRDKVR, from the coding sequence ATGTCGGATATTTTCCGCGCATGGATCGCCCTCGCCGCCGCTGCGCTGTCCGCCGCCGCAATCGCGGAAGAAGCGCAAGAGCGGAAAGTGGCCCTGGTGATCGGCAACGCCGCTTACAAGGGCTCGCCGCTGGGCAACCCCGTCAACGACGCCCGGGACATCTCGGCGCGGCTGTCGAAGCTGGGCTTCGAGGTCATCCTCAAGACCGATGTCGGCCAGCGGGAGATGAGCCGGGCGATCACCCAGTTCGGACAAAAGCTCAAGGAAGGCAGCACCGCCCTCGTCTACTACGCGGGCCACGGCATCCAGTCCCGGGGCCGCAACTATCTGGTGCCGCTGGATGCGGAGATCGGCCAGGAAACCTCGATCCGCAGCGAGGCGATCGATGTGGACCAGGTCCTCGAACAGCTCCAGCCGGCCCGCGTCAGCGTCGTCATCCTCGACGCCTGCCGCAACAACCCCTTCGAGCGGCGCTTCCGCGGCGGTCCCGGCGGCGGGCTGGCGCAGATGGACGCCCCCAAGGGCACCCTGATCGCCTACGCCACGGCGCCGGGCAAGGTGGCTCTCGACGGCGAAGGCCGCAACGGCCTGTACACGTCCGAGCTGATCAAGGCGCTGGAGGAGCCCGGCCGCCGCGTCGAGGACGTCTTCAAGCAGGTGCGCAACAACGTCGCCCGGCAGACCGACGACCGGCAGATCCCCTGGGAGTCGTCAAGCCTGACCGGCGACCTCTATTTCGCCCGGCCCGCCGGCGGCGCCACGGCGCCTGCTGCGTCAGTTACCGCACCTGCGCCCGCGCCGGCCGTCGACGCCTCGGCCTTCGAGCTGGAGTTTTGGCGCAGCGTCGAGAGGGATGGCCGCCCGGAGGACTACCGCGCCTACCTGGAGAAGTATCCGGAAGGCCAGTTCGCGGATCTCGCCCGCATCCATCTGCGCCATGCCGGCGAGGCCGCGAAGCGGCCGGACGCCGTCTATGCGGCGGGCTTCGCCAAGGCCGCCGAGTCCCAGTGCAAGCAGGCCGTCGTCCTCCTGCGCCACGCGGCTGAGAAGTGGCCCGACCACGCCAGCGCGCCGGCGGCCTGGCAGACCATCGTGCGCTGCGAGATCGCCGCCGACCGCAAGCCCCACGCCAAGCAGGCGATCGAGACGCTCGTCAAGCGCTACCCCGACGCCAAGGAGGCCCGGACGGTGCGCAAGCTCATCCGGGACAAGGTCCGATGA
- a CDS encoding type II toxin-antitoxin system HicA family toxin gives MPKLPHVSGAAVVRALERLGFQKLRQSGSHVIMRRGSKGCVVPMHGEVKVGTLAGVLRQADVTPEEFISAL, from the coding sequence ATGCCTAAATTGCCGCACGTATCGGGGGCCGCCGTAGTGCGGGCGCTGGAGCGTCTCGGTTTCCAGAAGCTCCGCCAGTCCGGAAGCCACGTCATCATGCGTCGTGGTTCTAAGGGCTGCGTCGTGCCGATGCACGGCGAAGTCAAAGTGGGCACGTTGGCGGGGGTTCTTCGTCAAGCCGACGTAACGCCCGAAGAATTTATCTCGGCTTTGTAG
- a CDS encoding type II toxin-antitoxin system HicB family antitoxin, protein MELTAVLTPAEEGGYVALNPETGTTTQGETVEEAIASLQEATALYLSEFPIHVPGHPLVTTFSVPAHA, encoded by the coding sequence ATGGAACTGACCGCAGTGCTTACCCCAGCCGAGGAGGGCGGCTACGTCGCCTTGAATCCCGAGACCGGAACCACCACGCAAGGCGAGACGGTTGAAGAGGCGATCGCTAGCCTTCAGGAAGCCACGGCACTATATCTGTCCGAGTTCCCCATTCATGTGCCGGGCCATCCGCTGGTAACGACATTCAGCGTTCCCGCGCATGCCTAA
- a CDS encoding type II toxin-antitoxin system VapC family toxin encodes MILVDTSVWIDHFRAGDPHLAELLGRDIAATHDFVIGEIACGNIRNRQEVLSLMSCLPKCEPATHEETFYFIERHRLMGRGIGYVDACLLAAASLNDMRLWTRDRRLFVIAKEMGRAYSPI; translated from the coding sequence GTGATCCTGGTCGATACATCGGTCTGGATCGATCATTTTCGAGCCGGCGATCCCCATCTCGCCGAACTGCTTGGGCGAGATATCGCCGCAACCCACGATTTCGTCATCGGAGAGATTGCCTGCGGAAATATCAGGAATCGCCAGGAGGTCCTTTCACTCATGTCCTGCCTGCCGAAATGCGAACCGGCGACCCATGAGGAAACGTTTTATTTCATCGAACGGCATCGGTTGATGGGGCGCGGTATCGGCTACGTTGATGCCTGTCTGCTCGCAGCCGCGTCGCTGAACGACATGCGACTCTGGACGAGGGACAGACGGCTGTTCGTAATCGCGAAGGAAATGGGCCGCGCCTATTCTCCGATCTGA
- a CDS encoding erythromycin esterase family protein, with the protein MRLILPILLSLAALSAGAAGPLPVTGAGGDYDALMAMVGDARVVMLGEATHGSREFHRERARITRRLILEKGFGAVVFEAPWEPVRRADAWIRGEGRDADAAAALGGLHRFPRWMWRNTDVRDFVESLRAINAGRSAHARLYGMDLYSVPESADAVVRHVARRSVDAAALARRRYACFDDYLVEPQIYGREVEAGRAPSCAEGAAAQLAELESGGNAGAGEDDFMTWQSARVVRNGEDYHRAMYREEDSSWNLREAHMAGTLHQLLERMGLAGKIVVWAQNIHQGDARATDQAAAGETSLGQLMRERYGEAAVLVGLTTHHGKVRAATGWATPDRVKRLRPAWPESWSGQLHRIGLPAFMLVFRGDAALAERYAASRPERAVGVTYLPHDERNSHYFNVRLSRQFDAVIHIDATTPVKPLR; encoded by the coding sequence ATGAGGCTGATCCTACCTATCCTCCTGTCGCTGGCGGCGCTTTCGGCCGGGGCTGCCGGGCCGTTGCCGGTCACGGGGGCCGGCGGCGACTACGACGCGCTGATGGCCATGGTCGGCGACGCGCGCGTCGTCATGCTGGGCGAGGCGACGCATGGCAGCCGGGAGTTCCATCGCGAGCGGGCGCGCATCACGCGGCGGCTGATCCTGGAAAAGGGATTCGGCGCGGTCGTCTTCGAGGCCCCCTGGGAGCCGGTGCGTCGCGCGGACGCCTGGATCCGAGGCGAGGGGCGGGATGCCGACGCGGCGGCGGCGCTCGGCGGCCTTCACCGATTCCCGCGCTGGATGTGGCGCAACACGGATGTGCGCGATTTCGTCGAATCTCTGCGGGCGATCAATGCCGGTCGTTCGGCCCATGCCCGGCTCTATGGCATGGACCTGTACAGCGTGCCGGAATCGGCCGACGCCGTCGTGCGGCACGTGGCGCGGCGGTCCGTCGATGCCGCCGCCCTGGCGCGGCGCCGCTACGCATGTTTCGACGACTATCTGGTCGAGCCGCAGATCTATGGCCGCGAAGTCGAGGCCGGGCGGGCGCCCTCCTGTGCGGAAGGCGCGGCGGCGCAGCTGGCCGAACTCGAAAGCGGAGGAAACGCGGGCGCCGGCGAGGACGATTTCATGACCTGGCAGAGCGCGCGGGTCGTGAGGAACGGCGAGGACTACCACCGCGCCATGTACCGCGAGGAAGATTCGTCGTGGAATCTGCGCGAGGCGCACATGGCCGGGACGCTGCATCAACTGCTGGAGCGGATGGGGCTCGCCGGAAAGATCGTCGTCTGGGCGCAGAACATCCACCAGGGCGACGCCCGCGCGACCGACCAGGCGGCCGCGGGCGAGACGAGCCTCGGCCAGTTGATGCGCGAGCGCTACGGCGAGGCGGCGGTGCTGGTCGGCCTGACCACCCACCACGGCAAGGTGCGCGCGGCCACGGGCTGGGCCACGCCCGACCGAGTCAAGCGCCTGCGGCCGGCGTGGCCGGAGAGCTGGTCCGGGCAGTTGCACCGGATCGGCCTACCGGCCTTCATGCTGGTATTCCGGGGCGACGCGGCGCTGGCGGAACGGTATGCGGCCAGCCGGCCAGAGCGGGCGGTGGGCGTGACCTACCTGCCCCATGACGAGCGCAACAGCCACTACTTCAACGTGCGGCTCTCGCGGCAGTTCGACGCCGTGATCCACATCGACGCGACGACGCCGGTCAAGCCACTGCGATAA